The proteins below come from a single Pradoshia eiseniae genomic window:
- the hrcA gene encoding heat-inducible transcriptional repressor HrcA: MLTNRQLLILQVIIDDFISTAQPVGSRNISKKDGISLSSATIRNEMADLEEMGYIEKTHTSSGRIPSEKGYRYYVDHLVSPQQLQQEDIHKLKSIFKDKLFELEKIVQRSAGILSEITNYTTIMLGPAVSDNYLRRIQIVPLGNNMATAIIVTDTGHVENKMIYLPPGIDMDEMERIVNILNDRLIGVPLTQLREKIYKEVAVLLKQHITNYDMVLHMIATTLQIPANEKLFFGGKANMLSQPEFHDIEKVKAILNVIEQEKDLYELVSQTPVGINVRIGHENNNLALSNCSIISASYSIGDESLGSIAILGPTRMDYARVIGLLSFFSDNLSSMLTEQYQNKK, translated from the coding sequence ATGTTAACAAACAGACAACTGCTTATTTTGCAAGTGATCATCGATGATTTTATTTCTACCGCTCAGCCTGTCGGTTCACGGAATATCTCGAAGAAGGATGGCATTTCGCTCAGTTCGGCTACCATCAGGAATGAAATGGCTGACCTTGAGGAAATGGGATATATAGAGAAAACCCACACCTCCTCCGGGCGTATTCCCTCTGAAAAAGGGTATCGGTACTATGTGGATCATCTCGTATCACCGCAGCAGCTTCAACAAGAAGACATCCATAAGTTAAAATCGATTTTTAAAGATAAGCTTTTTGAACTTGAGAAGATTGTCCAACGGTCAGCTGGCATTCTTTCAGAGATCACCAATTACACGACGATCATGCTCGGACCTGCTGTGTCAGATAACTACTTACGCAGGATTCAAATCGTGCCGCTTGGCAATAATATGGCAACAGCCATCATTGTCACCGATACGGGGCATGTTGAGAATAAGATGATTTATCTTCCGCCAGGCATCGATATGGATGAAATGGAGAGAATCGTCAATATTTTAAATGACCGCCTTATAGGGGTTCCATTAACACAGTTGAGGGAGAAAATCTATAAGGAGGTAGCCGTTCTGCTGAAGCAGCATATCACGAATTATGATATGGTGCTGCATATGATTGCGACAACTTTGCAGATTCCGGCCAATGAGAAGCTGTTCTTTGGCGGAAAAGCCAATATGCTCAGCCAGCCTGAATTCCATGATATTGAGAAAGTGAAAGCGATTCTGAATGTCATCGAACAGGAAAAGGATTTGTATGAATTGGTAAGTCAAACACCTGTTGGCATCAATGTCCGAATTGGTCATGAGAATAATAATCTTGCACTAAGCAACTGCAGCATCATAAGCGCATCCTATTCCATAGGAGATGAGAGCTTAGGTTCTATCGCAATTCTTGGGCCAACCAGGATGGACTATGCTCGCGTCATTGGCTTGCTGTCCTTTTTCTCTGACAATTTGAGTTCGATGCTCACAGAGCAGTATCAAAATAAAAAGTAA
- the rpsT gene encoding 30S ribosomal protein S20, whose amino-acid sequence MANIKSAIKRVKTSEAARAHNIAQKSAVRTNVKKVEAAIALNDATAAKDSIVAAVKGLDKAATKGLISKNAAARKKSRLMKKVNQLNA is encoded by the coding sequence ATGGCAAACATCAAATCCGCTATCAAACGCGTTAAAACTAGCGAAGCTGCTAGAGCTCATAATATCGCTCAAAAATCAGCTGTACGTACAAACGTTAAGAAAGTAGAAGCTGCTATCGCATTAAACGATGCAACTGCTGCTAAAGACTCTATCGTAGCTGCTGTTAAAGGACTAGATAAGGCTGCAACTAAAGGCTTAATCAGCAAAAACGCTGCTGCCCGCAAAAAATCTCGTCTAATGAAAAAAGTTAACCAACTTAACGCTTAA
- the lepA gene encoding translation elongation factor 4: MNNQERLKRQSKIRNFSIIAHIDHGKSTLADRILEKTNALTSREMKDQLLDSMDLERERGITIKLNAVQLKYKAKDGEEYIYHLIDTPGHVDFTYEVSRSLAACEGAVLVVDAAQGIEAQTLANVYLALDNDLEILPIINKIDLPSADPERVRQEIEDVIGLDASEAVLASAKAGIGIEEILEQIAEKVPAPSGDPEAPLKALIFDSLYDAYRGVIAYIRVVEGTVKPGDKIKMMATGKEFEVIEVGVHTPKATVCDELTVGDVGFLTAAIKNVGDTQVGDTITNAKNGATEPLPGYRRLNPMVYCGLYPIDTAKFNDLREALEKLQLNDSALQYEPETSQALGFGFRCGFLGLLHMEIIQERIEREFNIDLITTAPSVIYKVKMTDGTDLDIDNPSNMPDPQKIDRIEEPYVKATLMAPNDFVGAIMELCQTKRGNFIDMQYVDENRVSIIYEIPLSEIVYDFFDQLKSSTKGYASFDYELIGYKESKLVKMDILLNGETVDALSFIVHKDFAYERGKVIVEKLKELIPRQQFEVPVQAAIGNKIIARSSIKAMRKNVLAKCYGGDISRKRKLLEKQKEGKKRMKQVGSVEVPQEAFMAVLKMDDSNTKK; this comes from the coding sequence ATGAATAATCAGGAACGGCTAAAAAGACAAAGCAAGATCCGTAACTTCTCGATTATCGCCCATATTGACCATGGGAAATCGACATTAGCGGACAGAATATTAGAGAAGACCAATGCCCTCACGTCCAGAGAAATGAAGGATCAGCTGCTGGATTCCATGGATTTGGAAAGAGAGCGCGGCATTACAATTAAATTAAATGCCGTTCAATTGAAATATAAAGCAAAAGATGGAGAGGAATATATTTACCATCTAATCGATACTCCAGGACATGTTGACTTCACTTATGAAGTTTCCCGATCCCTTGCGGCTTGTGAAGGGGCAGTTCTCGTTGTAGACGCTGCCCAAGGCATTGAAGCGCAAACATTGGCCAATGTGTACCTTGCGCTTGATAATGACCTGGAAATCCTGCCAATCATCAATAAGATTGATTTGCCAAGTGCGGATCCTGAGCGCGTGCGCCAGGAGATTGAGGACGTGATTGGCCTTGATGCCTCTGAAGCAGTACTTGCATCAGCGAAAGCTGGAATCGGCATTGAGGAAATCCTGGAGCAGATTGCCGAGAAAGTCCCTGCGCCGAGCGGAGACCCAGAAGCGCCTTTAAAAGCGCTAATTTTTGACTCCTTATATGACGCGTATCGCGGTGTTATCGCTTATATCCGTGTCGTAGAAGGCACAGTGAAGCCTGGCGATAAGATCAAAATGATGGCAACAGGCAAGGAATTTGAGGTCATCGAAGTAGGTGTTCATACGCCAAAGGCAACCGTTTGTGATGAGCTGACTGTCGGAGATGTAGGATTCTTGACGGCAGCAATCAAGAATGTTGGCGACACCCAAGTAGGGGACACAATCACAAATGCCAAGAATGGGGCGACTGAGCCGCTTCCTGGCTACCGCCGCTTAAATCCAATGGTGTATTGCGGTCTTTATCCTATTGATACAGCGAAATTTAATGATTTACGTGAAGCATTAGAGAAGCTGCAGTTAAATGACTCTGCTTTGCAATATGAACCAGAGACATCCCAAGCGCTTGGATTTGGTTTCCGCTGCGGATTCCTCGGGCTGCTTCATATGGAAATCATTCAAGAGCGGATTGAGCGGGAATTCAATATTGATTTGATTACAACCGCGCCGAGCGTTATTTACAAGGTAAAGATGACAGACGGAACAGATCTTGATATTGACAACCCTTCTAATATGCCTGACCCGCAAAAGATTGACCGCATCGAAGAGCCATATGTGAAGGCGACATTGATGGCGCCGAATGACTTTGTTGGAGCAATCATGGAATTATGCCAAACGAAGCGCGGCAACTTTATCGATATGCAATATGTTGATGAGAATCGTGTGAGTATCATATATGAAATTCCGCTTTCTGAGATTGTCTATGATTTCTTTGATCAGTTGAAATCAAGTACGAAGGGATATGCATCCTTCGACTATGAATTAATCGGCTATAAAGAATCAAAACTGGTTAAGATGGATATCCTTCTTAACGGAGAAACAGTCGATGCCTTAAGCTTCATCGTTCACAAAGACTTTGCCTATGAGCGCGGCAAGGTCATTGTTGAGAAGTTGAAAGAGCTCATTCCGCGCCAGCAATTTGAGGTGCCTGTACAAGCGGCAATCGGTAATAAGATCATTGCACGCTCTTCTATTAAAGCGATGAGGAAGAACGTTCTTGCCAAATGTTATGGCGGGGACATCTCCCGTAAGCGTAAGCTTCTAGAGAAGCAAAAAGAAGGGAAGAAGCGGATGAAGCAGGTCGGTTCTGTTGAAGTGCCGCAGGAAGCCTTCATGGCTGTCCTGAAAATGGATGATTCAAACACGAAAAAATAA
- the gpr gene encoding GPR endopeptidase, which translates to MNKKLDLSSYAIRTDLAIEARELLIEEVEDSSKIAGVILKEKEIDGIELSYVEITEEGEKEVGKKPGFYITMEMQGIRDQDSELQRRVEAVFAKQLGYILERIGLSADDSCLVVGLGNWHVTPDALGPAVIENLIVTRHLFEYQPTAVSEGFRPVSAISPGVMGLTGIETSDIIKGIVEKTKPGFIIAIDALAARSIDRVNTTIQLTDTGIHPGSGVGNKRKELSKETLGVPVISVGMPTVVDAVTITSDTIDYILKHFGREMKEGDRPSRALAPAGMTFGEKKKLSDEDLPGEEQRKTFLGIIGTLPEDEKRRLIHEVLSPLGHNLMVTPKEVDVFIEDMANLVANGLNAALHQAVNQDNTGYYTH; encoded by the coding sequence TTGAATAAGAAATTGGATTTATCATCGTATGCCATACGAACGGATTTGGCTATAGAGGCAAGGGAATTACTGATTGAGGAAGTAGAAGATAGCTCTAAGATTGCCGGCGTTATCCTGAAGGAAAAAGAGATTGACGGTATTGAGCTTTCCTATGTGGAAATCACAGAGGAAGGAGAGAAGGAGGTCGGCAAAAAGCCTGGCTTTTATATAACAATGGAAATGCAAGGGATTCGCGATCAGGATTCGGAGCTGCAAAGAAGAGTTGAGGCAGTATTTGCTAAGCAGCTTGGGTATATTCTGGAGAGGATCGGGCTGTCAGCGGATGATTCTTGCCTTGTGGTGGGTCTTGGTAATTGGCATGTAACTCCGGATGCGCTCGGGCCGGCAGTCATAGAGAATTTAATTGTGACTCGCCATTTGTTTGAATATCAGCCTACAGCTGTCTCGGAAGGATTCAGGCCAGTCAGCGCGATTTCTCCTGGGGTGATGGGACTGACCGGAATCGAGACGAGTGATATTATCAAGGGAATTGTAGAGAAGACCAAGCCTGGCTTCATCATTGCCATTGATGCGCTAGCAGCACGTTCGATCGACCGAGTCAATACGACGATACAATTAACAGATACGGGCATTCATCCAGGCTCAGGCGTGGGCAATAAACGCAAAGAGCTAAGCAAGGAAACGCTTGGCGTACCCGTTATTTCAGTTGGTATGCCGACTGTTGTGGACGCTGTGACCATCACATCTGACACGATTGACTACATCCTCAAACATTTTGGCCGAGAAATGAAGGAAGGCGACCGGCCATCAAGGGCGCTTGCGCCAGCTGGAATGACCTTTGGTGAGAAGAAAAAGCTAAGTGACGAGGATTTGCCGGGGGAGGAGCAACGAAAAACCTTTCTTGGAATTATCGGAACGTTGCCGGAGGATGAGAAGAGAAGGCTCATTCATGAGGTCCTTTCGCCGCTTGGCCATAACCTGATGGTTACGCCAAAGGAAGTGGATGTATTCATTGAGGATATGGCCAATTTGGTAGCGAACGGTCTAAATGCAGCCCTTCACCAAGCGGTTAACCAGGATAATACCGGTTATTATACGCATTAA
- the hemW gene encoding radical SAM family heme chaperone HemW — MAQSMYVHIPFCTQICHYCDFNKFFIQNQPVDEYIEALGKEMSLYDLDNKEMKTVFIGGGTPTALDAFQMERLLTSIHDHIRLGKGYEFTIEANPGDLTKDKLAVMKEAGVNRLSLGVQTFNEQLLKKIGRAHNVDDVYRTVSLAREAGFENISIDLIYSLPGQTIDDLKETIDRALEFELPHFSAYSLIIEPKTVFYIMLNKGKLSLPSEDTEASMYEYVMDRMERAGYHQYEISNFGKPGYESKHNLVYWNNEEYYGFGAGAHGYLDGIRYHNHGPLKKYMNAIGNGEKPIIEQINVSMRERMEEEMFLGLRKTDGVSLEGFKRHFGVDMNEVFGEVITNLTQKELLVISEGKIKLTRQGKLIGNEVFQDFLL, encoded by the coding sequence TTGGCACAAAGCATGTATGTTCATATACCATTTTGCACGCAGATTTGTCATTACTGCGATTTTAATAAATTTTTCATTCAAAACCAGCCGGTCGATGAGTATATAGAGGCACTGGGCAAAGAGATGTCCTTATATGACTTGGATAACAAAGAAATGAAGACGGTATTTATCGGAGGGGGAACACCAACGGCGCTTGATGCTTTCCAGATGGAAAGACTTCTCACTTCCATTCATGATCATATTCGTCTTGGAAAGGGCTATGAATTTACAATTGAGGCCAATCCAGGTGACTTGACAAAGGATAAGCTTGCCGTCATGAAGGAGGCAGGGGTCAATCGCTTGAGCCTGGGTGTCCAGACCTTTAACGAACAACTGTTGAAAAAAATCGGTCGTGCCCATAATGTGGATGATGTGTACCGTACGGTCAGCCTTGCCCGTGAAGCAGGATTTGAAAATATAAGCATTGATCTTATTTATTCGCTGCCTGGACAGACAATCGATGATTTGAAAGAAACGATTGACCGTGCGCTGGAGTTTGAGCTTCCGCATTTCTCCGCTTATTCGCTTATCATTGAGCCGAAAACCGTCTTTTATATTATGCTTAATAAAGGAAAGCTGAGCTTGCCTTCAGAGGATACAGAGGCTTCCATGTATGAATATGTGATGGATCGGATGGAACGGGCGGGATATCATCAATATGAGATATCTAATTTTGGTAAACCGGGCTATGAGAGCAAGCATAATCTCGTCTATTGGAATAATGAAGAGTACTATGGGTTTGGAGCGGGCGCGCACGGCTATTTGGATGGGATACGCTACCATAATCATGGTCCCTTGAAAAAATACATGAATGCCATCGGCAATGGAGAGAAACCTATTATTGAGCAGATAAATGTCTCGATGAGGGAGAGGATGGAAGAGGAAATGTTCCTCGGCCTCAGGAAAACAGACGGGGTTTCGCTAGAAGGGTTTAAGCGCCATTTCGGTGTTGATATGAATGAGGTGTTTGGTGAGGTAATCACCAATTTGACTCAAAAGGAATTACTCGTTATCAGTGAGGGGAAAATCAAGCTCACCCGTCAAGGGAAACTGATTGGCAATGAGGTATTTCAAGATTTTTTACTATAG
- a CDS encoding DUF3679 domain-containing protein, whose protein sequence is MGKFIWKASLLILLLFFGVILGMQYANQNMKKMQGYDDPKMYEAFTVEKEGDGEINATMLGQDISMADIEEKKEEMEEWKAYNVLSSAGKGISNACTGIFQGLADLISNE, encoded by the coding sequence ATGGGTAAATTTATATGGAAGGCAAGTTTGCTTATTCTGCTGCTTTTCTTCGGCGTGATTTTGGGTATGCAATATGCCAACCAAAACATGAAGAAAATGCAAGGATATGATGATCCGAAGATGTATGAAGCCTTTACGGTAGAGAAAGAGGGCGACGGGGAAATCAATGCGACCATGCTCGGGCAGGATATCTCGATGGCGGATATTGAGGAGAAGAAAGAGGAAATGGAAGAATGGAAAGCCTATAATGTCCTCTCAAGTGCAGGCAAAGGTATCTCCAATGCGTGTACAGGCATTTTTCAAGGGCTTGCCGATTTAATTTCAAATGAATAA
- the grpE gene encoding nucleotide exchange factor GrpE: MAENKQEQTVDETIEEIFDETDVNETQDTDSTSESGAADAASDEVAEEQESTREAELEQKLKEAEAKYLRLYADFDNYRRRVKLDAEAAQKYRAQSLVTNLLPALDNFERALKISSENDETKALLQGMNMVLSGIQAALKEEGVEEIKAVGEEFDPHQHQAVMQDNNPDYGSNIVVDELQKGYKLKDRVIRPSMVKVNQ, from the coding sequence GTGGCTGAAAACAAACAGGAACAAACTGTAGATGAAACAATTGAAGAGATTTTTGATGAAACAGATGTTAATGAAACACAAGATACAGATTCAACATCCGAATCTGGTGCAGCTGATGCGGCTTCTGATGAGGTAGCCGAGGAGCAAGAAAGCACAAGAGAAGCTGAGCTTGAACAGAAGCTGAAGGAAGCGGAAGCAAAATATTTGCGCCTTTACGCTGATTTTGACAATTATCGCCGCCGCGTTAAGCTTGATGCTGAGGCAGCGCAGAAGTATAGAGCGCAATCCTTGGTGACAAACTTACTGCCAGCGCTTGATAACTTTGAAAGAGCGCTTAAGATTTCCTCTGAGAATGATGAAACAAAGGCACTTCTTCAAGGAATGAACATGGTGTTAAGCGGCATTCAAGCAGCGCTTAAGGAAGAAGGCGTGGAAGAAATTAAAGCCGTTGGCGAGGAATTCGACCCGCATCAGCATCAAGCTGTCATGCAGGACAATAATCCGGACTATGGTTCAAATATTGTAGTGGATGAGCTTCAAAAAGGCTATAAACTCAAAGACCGTGTGATTCGACCATCAATGGTGAAGGTGAATCAATAA
- the spoIIP gene encoding stage II sporulation protein P translates to MKQTKSNLIIALKAATIIRFFVYLAGAMMILFLLIGLLTALKPEYRVSSNSLNEATRQMAGKTLYKHLVKGNVYFQQTLPTGEVPTIGEQLFQYVTNITLDDPRSLLGRELPGYSLFDGDILIAGEGTNYTNMPIESAPLPESLEKDSDVDPIEKEEGSKEEKKASPEEKQVFIYFSHTRESYLPLLKGVTDPNAASHSKVNVTLVGDKLKDALEERGVGAKVDKTDVYAQLQKKNLSYASSYTESRKIIEAAVAQKKDTHYYIDVHRDSQRKKVTTININGKDYAKICFIIGGENPNYEKNLKLAKEIHKRISDKYPGLSRGVFEKRGASTNGKFNQDLSENAMLVEAGGVDNTMEELNHSMDVLAGALSEHILDAEAVMGDGN, encoded by the coding sequence ATGAAACAGACAAAGTCTAATCTGATTATCGCATTGAAAGCAGCCACCATAATCCGTTTTTTCGTTTATCTTGCCGGCGCCATGATGATTTTATTTCTGCTGATCGGGCTGCTGACAGCCTTGAAGCCTGAATATCGCGTTTCATCTAATTCCTTAAATGAAGCAACAAGGCAGATGGCAGGTAAGACTCTTTATAAGCATCTTGTTAAAGGAAATGTGTATTTTCAGCAAACATTGCCCACTGGTGAGGTGCCGACAATCGGGGAGCAACTGTTTCAATATGTGACGAATATAACGCTGGATGACCCAAGAAGCTTGCTTGGCAGAGAATTGCCTGGCTATTCACTCTTTGATGGGGATATTCTAATTGCGGGCGAAGGGACAAATTACACGAATATGCCGATTGAATCCGCTCCTTTGCCGGAGTCGCTTGAAAAGGATTCGGATGTTGACCCAATAGAGAAGGAGGAAGGCTCAAAAGAAGAGAAAAAAGCGTCTCCTGAGGAAAAACAAGTATTCATTTATTTCTCTCATACACGGGAATCTTATCTTCCTCTATTAAAAGGGGTGACAGACCCTAATGCGGCTTCCCATTCGAAGGTGAACGTTACGCTTGTAGGTGATAAACTGAAGGATGCTTTGGAAGAAAGAGGCGTGGGAGCGAAGGTCGACAAAACGGATGTTTATGCCCAGTTGCAAAAGAAGAATTTGAGTTATGCCAGCTCCTATACAGAGTCTAGGAAAATCATTGAGGCAGCCGTAGCGCAAAAAAAAGATACACACTACTATATTGATGTTCATCGAGATTCGCAAAGAAAAAAAGTGACAACCATTAATATTAATGGGAAGGATTATGCAAAAATTTGTTTTATCATCGGGGGAGAGAACCCGAACTATGAGAAGAATTTGAAGCTTGCGAAGGAAATTCATAAGCGGATTTCGGATAAATACCCTGGGCTCAGCCGTGGAGTTTTCGAGAAGAGAGGTGCTTCCACAAATGGGAAATTTAATCAGGATTTATCCGAAAACGCTATGCTCGTTGAAGCAGGCGGGGTGGACAATACGATGGAGGAGTTGAATCACTCCATGGACGTTCTCGCTGGAGCGCTGTCTGAGCATATACTTGATGCAGAAGCTGTTATGGGTGATGGCAACTGA
- the dnaK gene encoding molecular chaperone DnaK — protein sequence MSKIIGIDLGTTNSCVSVLEGGEPKVIPNPEGNRTTPSVVAFKNGERQVGEVAKRQAITNLNTVSSIKRHMGTDYTVNIEGKDYSPQEVSAIILQYLKSYAEEYLGEKVSKAVITVPAYFNDAERQATKDAGRIAGLEVARIINEPTAAALAYGLDKADEDQKILVFDLGGGTFDVSILELGDGVFEVRSTAGDNRLGGDDFDNAVMEYLIEEFRKENGIDLSKDKMALQRLKDAAEKAKKDLSGVTSTQISLPFITAGEAGPLHLDVTLTRAKFNEITADLVERTMGPTRQALRDAGLSPSEIDKVILVGGSTRIPAVQEAIKKETGQEPHKGVNPDEVVAMGAAIQGGVITGDVKDVVLLDVTSLSLGIETMGGVFTRLIDRNTTIPTSKSQIFSTAADNQTAVDIHVLQGERQMAADNKTLGRFQLTDIPPAPRGIPQIEVTFDIDNNGIVNVRAKDLGTNKEQAITIQSATSLSDEEIERMVKEAEENAEADKKRKEEAELRNESDSLVFQTEKTLKELEGKVDAAEVQKATEAKDALKEAIEKNDLAAMKEKKDALQEIVQALSVKLYEQAAQAQQAQQGQDGAGKADDVVDAEFTEVDDDKK from the coding sequence ATGAGCAAAATTATCGGTATTGACTTAGGAACCACTAACTCTTGCGTATCCGTGCTAGAGGGCGGGGAACCAAAGGTAATTCCTAATCCAGAAGGAAACAGAACAACTCCATCAGTTGTTGCTTTCAAAAACGGCGAGCGTCAGGTTGGTGAAGTGGCTAAACGCCAAGCAATCACGAACTTGAACACAGTAAGCTCCATTAAACGTCATATGGGCACAGACTACACAGTAAACATTGAAGGTAAAGACTATTCTCCGCAAGAAGTATCTGCAATTATCCTTCAATATTTGAAATCCTATGCAGAAGAATACTTAGGCGAGAAAGTATCCAAAGCGGTTATCACTGTACCAGCTTATTTCAATGATGCAGAACGCCAAGCAACAAAAGACGCAGGACGTATTGCGGGCCTAGAGGTTGCGCGTATCATCAACGAGCCTACTGCTGCAGCGTTAGCCTATGGTCTTGATAAAGCAGACGAAGATCAAAAAATTCTTGTATTCGACCTTGGCGGCGGTACATTCGACGTTTCCATCCTAGAATTAGGTGATGGCGTATTCGAAGTTCGCTCCACTGCCGGTGACAACCGTCTTGGCGGAGATGACTTTGATAACGCAGTAATGGAGTACTTGATTGAAGAGTTCCGCAAAGAAAATGGCATTGACTTGTCTAAGGACAAAATGGCGCTTCAACGCTTAAAAGATGCTGCTGAAAAAGCGAAAAAAGACCTTTCAGGTGTAACATCCACACAAATCTCTCTTCCGTTCATCACGGCTGGAGAAGCAGGACCATTGCACTTGGATGTGACGCTTACTCGTGCGAAATTTAATGAAATTACAGCTGATCTTGTTGAAAGAACAATGGGACCTACTCGTCAAGCGCTTCGCGATGCAGGCTTATCCCCATCCGAAATCGATAAGGTTATCCTTGTTGGCGGTTCTACTCGTATTCCTGCCGTACAGGAAGCAATCAAGAAAGAAACAGGCCAGGAACCTCATAAAGGTGTAAATCCTGACGAAGTTGTGGCGATGGGTGCAGCTATTCAAGGTGGCGTTATCACTGGTGACGTTAAAGATGTTGTATTGCTTGACGTAACATCTCTATCTTTAGGAATTGAAACAATGGGCGGTGTATTCACTCGTTTAATCGACCGTAATACAACCATTCCGACAAGCAAATCTCAAATCTTCTCAACAGCAGCTGATAACCAAACAGCGGTTGATATCCATGTCCTTCAAGGGGAGCGTCAAATGGCTGCGGACAACAAAACACTTGGCCGTTTCCAATTAACGGACATTCCGCCAGCACCACGCGGTATTCCGCAAATTGAAGTAACATTCGATATTGACAATAACGGTATCGTTAACGTTCGTGCGAAAGACCTTGGCACAAATAAAGAACAGGCTATCACAATCCAATCTGCTACTTCCCTAAGCGATGAAGAAATCGAGCGTATGGTGAAAGAAGCAGAAGAGAATGCGGAAGCTGATAAGAAACGCAAGGAAGAAGCGGAACTCAGAAACGAATCTGACAGCCTCGTATTCCAAACTGAAAAAACATTAAAAGAGCTTGAAGGCAAAGTAGATGCAGCAGAGGTTCAAAAAGCAACCGAAGCGAAAGATGCTTTGAAAGAAGCAATTGAAAAGAATGACCTTGCAGCTATGAAAGAAAAGAAAGATGCCTTGCAAGAAATCGTTCAAGCACTTAGCGTGAAGCTTTATGAGCAAGCGGCACAAGCGCAGCAGGCTCAGCAAGGCCAAGATGGTGCGGGCAAAGCAGATGATGTTGTGGACGCAGAGTTCACTGAAGTGGATGACGACAAAAAATAA
- a CDS encoding LysM peptidoglycan-binding domain-containing protein, with translation MQIHVVRQGESIYSIAQAYNISANQIISSNALQAPNELVIGQALVIPITGRYHWVQQGETLYSIGRMFGVSPEKIADANNISINEPLTVGLRLYIPPSSKRDAEFNAYVEPRGSAVSETLEEETRIAAPHLTYLSLFSYQVLRDGKLKAPLLDNFPTIASDNGNALVMVVTNLENEGFSGDLASVILNNESLQDTLFNNIAETARRVGFRDIHFDFENLKASDRNAYTSFLRRAKARFSKEGWQISIALAPKTSANQKGSWYEAHDYKAQGAVVDWVLIMSYEWGYSGGPAQAVSPIGPVRRVLTYAISEIPSRKVMMGQNLYGYDWTLPFVKGSIAKAVSPQQAIALARQYKVEIKYDYTAQAPFFKYTDEDGQQHEVWFEDARSIQAKFNLVKELDLRGVSYWKLGLSFPQNWLLIQDNFIVTKI, from the coding sequence ATGCAAATCCATGTTGTCCGACAAGGTGAAAGCATTTATTCGATTGCCCAGGCCTACAATATAAGCGCCAACCAAATTATCTCCTCCAATGCACTTCAGGCACCCAATGAACTTGTTATCGGTCAAGCGCTCGTTATCCCTATCACAGGAAGGTATCACTGGGTGCAGCAAGGCGAAACCCTCTATAGCATAGGGAGAATGTTTGGTGTCTCTCCTGAAAAAATTGCAGATGCAAATAATATTTCCATCAACGAACCCCTTACTGTGGGCTTGAGGCTGTACATCCCACCAAGTTCTAAACGAGATGCCGAATTTAATGCTTACGTTGAGCCCCGAGGATCGGCAGTATCTGAAACCCTGGAAGAAGAGACCCGAATCGCCGCACCTCACTTAACCTATTTATCCCTTTTCAGCTACCAGGTCTTGCGCGACGGCAAGCTAAAAGCACCCTTACTGGATAATTTCCCTACGATTGCGAGCGACAATGGCAATGCGCTCGTTATGGTTGTAACAAATCTTGAGAACGAGGGATTTAGCGGAGATTTGGCAAGCGTCATATTGAATAATGAGAGTCTTCAGGATACATTATTTAACAATATCGCTGAAACGGCGAGGAGAGTCGGCTTTCGTGACATCCACTTCGACTTTGAGAATCTAAAGGCGTCAGACCGCAATGCCTACACCTCTTTCCTAAGGCGAGCAAAAGCTCGTTTTTCCAAGGAAGGCTGGCAGATCTCGATTGCCCTTGCTCCTAAAACGAGCGCCAATCAAAAGGGTTCATGGTATGAAGCACATGATTACAAAGCACAAGGAGCGGTCGTCGATTGGGTTCTCATCATGTCGTACGAATGGGGTTACAGCGGAGGTCCAGCCCAAGCTGTATCACCCATTGGCCCTGTGCGCCGTGTCTTGACTTATGCCATATCAGAGATTCCTTCAAGGAAGGTTATGATGGGACAGAATTTATACGGTTATGATTGGACCCTCCCTTTTGTGAAAGGCTCGATTGCCAAGGCCGTTTCCCCACAGCAAGCCATTGCGCTTGCCAGACAATACAAGGTAGAGATCAAATATGACTATACGGCTCAGGCACCCTTTTTCAAGTATACAGACGAAGATGGACAGCAGCACGAGGTCTGGTTTGAGGATGCCCGCTCCATCCAGGCTAAGTTCAATCTTGTTAAGGAGCTTGACCTGCGCGGTGTTAGCTATTGGAAGCTCGGCCTCTCCTTCCCGCAAAACTGGCTGCTTATTCAGGATAATTTCATCGTCACGAAGATATAA